The Moritella sp. F3 genome contains the following window.
CACCAATCGCCGCAGCCATAGGTTCATCAATCAAAAATACATCACGTGCACCTGCACCTTGTGCTGATTCACGGATTGCACGACGCTCTACTTGTGTTGAACCACATGGTACACAAATTAAAACACGTGGGCTTGGACGGAAAAAGTTATTGTCATGCACTTGTTTAATAAAGTGCTGTAGCATTTTTTCTGTCACGAAAAAGTCAGCGATAACGCCATCTTTCATTGGGCGGATAGCAGCAATATTACCAGGAGTACGACCTAGCATTTGCTTTGCGGCTGTACCCACAGCTGCAACACTCTTGTTCGCACCGCGCTCTTGGCGGATCGCAACAACAGAAGGCTCGTCAAGAACAATACCTTGACCTTTAACATAAATGAGAGTGTTTGCAGTTCCCAGGTCGATTGATAAATCGCTTGAGAATACGCCTCTTAACTTCTTAAACATGGCTTTGGGCATTCCTAAAAGTAAAATGTTGCAGGATCGGTTAACTTTACCAATGCGCAATGAATGAGGCAAGTTTATCAGACTTTATGAACTACTCACTATTAATTTAACCGTCTTCGGTAAATAACACGGTCGTTACCGTAGAAAAAGCCAAAAGTAATAATGGCAGTCGGGTTTTTCGAGTCGACAGTCCAATCATATTGCAACCAAGGCGGCGTATTAATATATTCTAAAATAGCCTTACCGGGATTTTTTGATGAAATAAGTAATGCCTGGCTCTCACCTTCGATAAATGGGCCACTGCCAGTCAAACTAATGCCCGACGAACTACCTTTCATCTGAGCTTCAGCGTCACTAAAAACGAATTCAGTTAAACTATCATCATGATTAATTATAAATTGTTGACCATCAAAATACTCTAATTGCATCGCAACAGGTAACAGATCATTAATTGGACCATAACCATCACTGATATTCCAACGGCCATAACGTAGCTCGCTTGCTTGTGAAGATAAACGTTTGGCGGTATTTTTATTAGCCGGCATATCTTTATCAACGAGTTCTACGCCATCAAGATCTGTTACTGAAATACCAAAAAATGTATCGCGTATCGGGCCATCTTCACCATTTGCTAAGCGTTTGAATAAACCGGCATCACCAATGCCATAAGTACTATCAACATTGCACTCTCCAGGCTGGTAAACGCCATAACACCAAGTACCACCAAAATGCTGTAAGCGAGGAGAAAAGTCCAGTCCATCTGAATTAGCTATAAAAGCAACGGTTGCTTTATCCGCATCATAATTTTTGGTCACGATACCTTGTGTATTTTGAGCTTCAAGGCGATAGTCAAAAATGAGTTCAGGTTGATCCATATAAGTAAATGCGACATCATCATCTGTGCCAATACTTAAGACCCACGCTTCCTCCCAAGCACTGCCGATACCGGGTTCATACTGATTAGAACCTTCACTCCATTGAACACAAAAGCCATTATTAGGCCACTCTCGACATTCGTATACTTGGTTATCTTTTTGCTGTAATACCTTAGTGCCAGCCACATAACTACTTAGGAATTCAGGGAAAATATAATCATAGTCATTTGAAAATACGTTGCTATTACCAACATAGTTAGTCACGCTAGATGATATCAATTTAAAATGAGATGGGATAAAACGGCCTAGCTCTTTCCCTGCCGTATCCGCAGCAACAACAGTATCAACTGAAAACGCCATCGTATAATAACTGTCATCTTTCACGTTGATTTGAAAAGCCCCTGCTTCACTATAATAAGCTTTTTTATAGGTAGAAGCCCCCCCTGTGAATGATGTCAACTGGGCATCAAACCATTCACTACTTGTAGTCGCAATATCTTGCGTACCATCAGCATATTTAAACTGCCCTTCAACGGCATTGGCGATAGGTATTGAACGCGTCAATTTAAGTTTTAACGTCGAATTATCATTGGGCTGATAATTGGTCGTTGTTATGCCATCACGGTTAACCGCAGCAACATTAAAGTTAAACGCAGTCCCTGCAACATATTTATTCAGCAGATTGCCATCGTTATCTTTTGCAGTCAGATCTATCGATCTCGGTGTATCTGTTGTATACACTTTAAAGCGATAAGGTCTAACAGCAAATTGATTACTCGCGCCCAGAATCGATAAGCCGTTTAAAGCATGAGTCTCATCATCAATGGTGTAACTGGCAATCAAGTTTATCTTGCCAGCATCTTGATATAATGCGTTATCAATCAGTGTACCATTGCGGTTAAACTTAAGAGCGACAGGTTCATAATTAGTACTATTATCACCGTTGTTTTTACCCAGTTTAATATTGCCGGCGATAAAATCGAGTGCAGAACAAGTACCAGGTTCTTTACACTGAATACCTAAATTGACAGGAATAATTTCATTATTTTTAAAGATGTTTTTACACTGGCCTTTATCATTATAAAAAGCCTCTAACTTAATAGGTTTAGAAAAACGCAGACCTGCAACCTGATTGCTAATGTTATCGCCATTATCATAACTAAAGAAAAAACCTGCGTCGGCAAAGTTCATATCGCAATTAGCGCCGCTATTAGCCGCCCCATTGCAGTAATAAGCTTTATTTTTTATCGCTGTCAGTGACAAGGTCATATCATCCGCGGTTAAGTAGCCCAAATTAACATTGGTCGAACCAACAAAAGAACCTGTTACTTTGGTAATTTTATCATCACTATTTTGTGCATTAGCGATTAAGGTAGCAGTGGTTGAATTAGTCGTTTCAACACATGCACCGCCGACTTGATAACGGTTAGAGCAGGCTTGTACCGTCACAGTTGTGGGTTCACAGGTTAATGCGCGCTCACTGTAGTTCAATCGGTAATGATCAATATTAGTACCGCTATCAGAACCCATTTTAAGCACGATATCATCCCAAGAAATGTCATCAGCATCGCCATCATCATCGACTTCAATTTCTAGTTCATACTCTCGCCCTGCGAGTAAGGTTTTATTCAAGCGCCAAACAAAATCGCCAGATTCATCAGAAAGATTCATCCACGTTGTCACCTCAAAATTATCCCCTGATAATTTTAATTTAACGTTATTTTGATTAGGAATGAGATCACGATAGTTGTACATGGTGATTGTTTGTAACTGAGAGCGTGTACGGGCAGTAAATTCATACTCTACTTCATCACCTTCATGATCATCTGGATACCAACGCCCAGCATAACCATTCTTAGGGCGTTCATTTGAATCACCAATATGTCTGCGTTGTAAGAAGGTAATGCTATTTGAGGTTTGTGGGCTGGCTAACGTAATATCAGTGAAAGAAAAGTCTTCATAATCCCAGTTTTTATTACAAGAGTTCCGCCAACCTTTTGGGTGCCCCCCCCGATTAAAACATTGACCTACAACAGCGAGTTTATAATTCCCCGCAGGTAAATCTGCATCGAGTCGTTGGCTATTTGCATAGAGATAAGACGTAGAGCGGCTATTAACTCTCACCTGACCACTGCTATCCCAGATAACAAAATACAACGAAGCATTTATTGACGCTGCATTTTCCAAACGGATCTGGGTTAAATTGATGTCTTTACTGAGATGAAAGTTAATGGGATTCAATACGCGAGGGTTGTTCAAATTCTCATTTGTTTTCGAGTCTGCTGCGCTTAATAAATAGCGAGGGTGGATACGCTTGGTATTATTATCACCAATTTTCATACCGCCTTTTAATACAACATCGGCACTTACAGTGAATGAGATTAAAAAACCAAGTAATAATGCAACACATTGCGCGCTGAAAGTATTAACCCTAAGATATTTCATTCTCTGCATAATTAAAATCCATATAAACACCAAATATCATTATAAAGTATTAACTGCAATATATTAATAACAACTATGATGTTTATACAAACATTTACAAATACCAATTTTAATTTTAATTTTGTATCAAATGATATTATTTATCACAACTTAACCTCTGCCTCGACACTATGCTGAGCGACGATCTTTCCACCATCACAAGTCCCTGTCGAATTTAAGTAAAATTGATTATTATTGGCATCAATGGGGATGATCTGACAGCTAATTTGAACTTGGCAATTCTCGAGACCAACTTCATTAGTAAGTACAAAACTTAAAGAGCCAGCATCAGGGAAAGTATCACATTCAGATGTCGATAGTGATGCGTTATTTAATACCTGATAAATCGCAAATTCCATACCGCTATCTGCAGCATAATAAGCCTTCGCGCTATACACTTCATTAGCAACGCTATCTGCTGTTGAACTTAAGATACGACTCAACGACGCCGCTAATAACGAGATCACCACTATAATAAAAATAGCAATCACTAGCATGCTACCTTGCTGCTTATGAGGACTCGAATGACGATTATGGTACATTAGACATTACCACCTGATGTTCAAATTTGATTTCACTACCACCACGTAATAAAAAGTTAAAATTCAACTCCAAAATGGCATTACTAAACTGCGTAGCACTCGTTAGCGACATACTACTATTAGAACTTAAATCCCCCATCATCCGAACCCGAGTTTCCATAGCGTTACCAACCTTTTCATATCGAAATAAAGTCGAGTTATTACTTTCCAAGCAATAGCGAACCTCACGCTCAAAGATAAAGTAACGCGATACAGCAGAATCTAGAGTAAGTGTAGAATCCAAATCAACCTCAGCTTGCGTATCGTTAGCACCGGAAACGGTATAAGTATCGATAATTGCAATACTACCACTAGCAGGTTGGTAAAAGTCATCAGAATTAGTAGTTAATACGCTAATTCTTTGGCCATTAAACTTCCCCGTAGCAGCACTGCCAGAGGCTCTTGATGCAGGATCCATAATTAATTGAATAGGGGTTTCTCCAGCAACACTATTTAAGTACTGTCCGGCGGCAGTAAAAGGCACAAATTGAATGCAAGATTGACCGACAACAGGGCTATCTTCAGCCACGCTAAATGCAATCGCTGAATCCAACTCTTTACTCATTCTGTTCAGAACAAAGCGCGCATCATTAAGACGTTCATTTTGATTAACCGATGATTGATACAACACGACATTATCAGCAATAAAGCGACTGCTAAATGTGCCAACAACACCTAATAAAATAATCACAGTCACCAGTTCTACAAGGGTGAAACCAGCCTGCGTATATTTTTTCATTTTAGGCATTAGTAATTCCCCTTAAATGAAGTCAGTGTGATTTCTTCATTGTTAGGCATAAATATGGTCATTCGGATCCGTTTTGCGACATGATCCAATGTACTAGTTTCACCGAATTGAGCCGCCGCGTTAGTAACACATATATTCAAGCCATAACCTGGATATTCATTGGTAAATGCCGCCAAGTTATCTACAGGGTTTGTATTACAATACACATGGTAGTCATCAACGTCATTGAAACCACCTGGATTACCGCTCGTTTCGCCTGCATCTAAGCCTAAGCTGCTACATGCAACTGTTACACCGCCGATATCTTTACCACAACGAATAGCGCCATTAGTCCGAGCATTAGCATCATCATAATAACGAATCAGTATTTGATTCATAATACTCTTACCTAATGCTGTCGCTTTTATCTGATACATAGGTGTGGTCATTTTATTCGCTTGGGGCAAAAATGTACTTGTCACTATCGTCAAGGCTACCACCAGTACCACGATACCAACCACAATCTCAATTAAGGTAAAACCGCGCTGTTTCTTTTTCATGCTACTCATGGATATAGCCTTGAGATTCGATACTGATGGATAATGTTTGCTCACCGATAATACTTATATTACAACCAACACAACCACTGGCGACGCCCCATGAGTCGAACTCAATGGTATGTGCACTAAACTGAACTCTTGAGCTATCAGCCTCGGCTTGACTCATGCCTAATTGCGGTGCTGTAAATGTCGTAGGCAACGTAGTGCCACAATTCGTCGGAATACCAAAACGTTCCGCCGTTATAACAACGCGATTACAAGCATAAGCATTACCGGCTAAAGGATCACTCGGCGTGCCAACCAGCGACGTTTGGCAATCACTATCACAGCTCATTGCTTGCTGCTGTACGGTTTTTAATAATTGCAGAAGTTGATCACGATAGGCTTGCGCTTCAAAACCATCATTACCAATTAATTTGGGGATCGCGGTCGCGGCGAGAATACCGGTAAGGATAATAACGATAACTAATTCAATGAGAGTGAAACCAAAATGTTTGTGCATATGTTATCGTACCTGATGTCTTAGTAGTTGGATGCTAGGTATTAGCTTTTCCATACTGAGCATTGATATTATTATAATTTTAAGATTGATGCATTAGTAACTAAGTATTAATCAATGGTATATAACAGATATAAAAAAGGCTTACCGAGGTAAGCCTTAATCAACCAAAATAACTATTTTGATTGTTTTAATTATTACGAGCCACAATCTTTACTTACAATAGTATAACGAGCTGAAGATGTTGCTTCTGTATACGTTACGCATGTATTACCTGTTGCAGAAGCAGTACCATTCCAAAATTTAGCTTCCTTAACTACGGTATCATAATCAGCAGTAAAACCACTTAATTCAACTGATGCGCCAATACCTGCTAATGTTGCTTCAGGGTAACCATAAATAGTTTCAATTTTAACGCCAGCGTCATCGATCTCTGAGTTATCTTTAGTTTCCACACCATCAATTGCCGCTTTAGAATAAACGATATTAGCAGCACTATGCAGTGCAGATTCAACGCCTTTCATTGCAGCTTCTTTAGCATCATCTTGAAGATTAATAAATTTCGGCACAGCAGTGGCAGCTAAGATACCTAGAACAATAATTACGATCACTAATTCGATTAGTGTAAAACCTGCATTTCTTTTCATTTTAGCTCCAAAAGCTGTTTTTTATATAAATTACATGAACATATAACCGGTAGAACATCCACCTAATTTACATTAATGTACGTCTTAGTATATTTTTTGATACTATGCCAAAAAATGTACAGTTTCACTAGTTTTTTTTCATAAATGTCGCTTAATCACAACATTCCGGACAACCATAATATTTTATATTGTAAGCGCCAAAACTATATAACTCATTATACCATCACAACCAACAATATCACTATAGGAGTAATAATAAACTAGCCTTGCACTACCCCCATCATATCCCACATCGGAACGAAGATACCAAGTGCTAGAATCAATACCATTACCGCAACGATACCTATCAATATTGGTTCAATCTTTGCAGTCAACGACTGCAGTTCATAATCTACTTCACGTTCATAAAACTGCGCAGCTTCTAATAATAAGTCGTCAACTTGGCCAGTTTCATCACCTACCGAGATCATTTGCAAAATAAGGGGTGTAAACATACCACTTTCACTCGCGGTGATCGTCAGGCTTTTACCTTCTTCAATACCCGCACGCATTGATAAAATGCGCACTTCCATCCAGGCGTTATCAACCGTTGATGCCACCAATGACAAACTATTATTCAGTGGCACACCACCCTTGAGCATTAATGAAAAGCTGCGGGCAAAACGAGATAACAAAGTTTTTTCAATCACAGGGCCAACAATAGGAATGCGAATATAAAATAATCCCCAGCGTAACTTGCCCTTATCAGTTTGAATATAATATTTAAAGCCAACAATGCTAGCCATCACCGCGACAATCAGTAGATGCCAATAATTAACAAAAAATGCCGATGAAGCCAGTAACGCCCGTGTTGCCCACGGCAATTCAACCCCGAATTTGTTAAACATATTAGCAAACGTCGGAATAACAAAAATATTCAAGATCACCATTGCAGCAGAGATCGCGATCAACACAAAAATAGGATAACGCACTGCACTGGCAATACGGCGTCGAGTGTCCATTTCCAATTCTAAGTAATTGGCGATCTGCAAAAATGAATCATCTAAACGACCGGTATTCTCACCAACTCGCACTATCGACACAAAGATAGAAGCAAACACATGGGGGTGCGCTGCCATTGATGCCGAAAGCGTATTACCACTGTTTAGGCGCACAACCACATCGTTAAGCACATCTTTGAGCTTGGCATGAGAACTCGACTCAGATAAGCCCTTAATCGCACGTATCATCGGGATACCCGCACGCGTGAGTGAATACATTTGCCGTGCAAAAATAACCAGTTCAGCAAGCGGAATACTTTTAGTTAGTAGCTGGCTAAGATCAATATTACCGCTGCTAGTTTTAGCCACTTTAATTTCAGTGGGAATAATCCCCTTCGCCATTAACGATTGCACTAATGCATCTTGATTCTGCGCTTCTTGCTTACCAGAAGTAGCATTACCTTGGCTATCACGGCCTTTATACGAAAAATTTGGCATTAGTTGACCTTAACAATCCTGTTATTGACCATTACGATCCAACGAGCGAACCGCTTCGACCAAACGTAAAATACTTTCGATTTCAATATTATCGACCTTATTTAGCTCCCTCACGTGCGAGGCAATATTCGCACCTAAGGTATTAGACTCCGCGGTTTCATCAACGCTAACACTCGTGGTATGGTTGCTACCATTACTGATGTCATCTTCAACGCTAGTATCATCGTTACTATGATCTTCACGATGATTAGCTTCGCCATCATTATTTTCAAGAACCACTTCATCTGCCAATTTTAATACTTCTTCAATAGACGTTAAGCCTTGTTTAGCAAAATCCAGCGCAGATAATACTAATGGACGATAAAGCTTACTCTTACGCGCTTCCGCCTCAAACTCTGCAGCCGACTCACGTCGTAACGCATCACCCATCGCATCATTGAGTTCTAATAATTCAAATACACCGATACGGCCACGGTAGCCGGTATAATTACAGCTTTGACAACCGACACTACGATAAAATTGTTCCTCACCGAAAGCTTCGTTACCGACCCGCTCTAAACACGCATGTTCACTGCTAGTCAGTTCATGGCTACTTTTACACTGGTTACATAATTTTCGCACTAAGCGCTGAGCAACAACAGCACGTAATGCAGCACCAATTAAATAGCCGGGCGCGCCCATGTCCATTAATCGCAATGCACAGGTAATAGCGTCATTCGTATGCAGTGTCGATAACACCATGTGACCCGTTAAGGCACCACGCAAGCCAATTTCAACGGTTTCTTTATCACGCATTTCGCCGACTAATAAGATATCCGGGTCTTGACGTAAACAAGTACGTAAAATATGCGCAAAGTCTAAACCAATCTTAGGGTTTACCTGTACTTGGCTGATCCGTGGTAGACGGTATTCCACTGGGTCTTCCACGGTAATAATCTTTTTACCTGGTTCGTTTAGCTCACTCAACGCGGCATATAACGACGTTGTTTTACCACTACCAGTCGGGCCTGTTACCAATACCATGCCATGCGGGCGACGGATCAAACTACGTAAACGTTTAATCAAATCTGCAGGCATACCTGTACTTTCTAACTGGAAAATACCTGAATCTTGATTAAGTAAACGCATTACCACAGATTCACCGTATTGCACCGGCATAGTCGACATACGGATATCAATCGATTGATTACGTACCTTTAAGTTAAAACGGCCATCTTGCGGTAAACGTTTCTCAGAAATATCTAAACCAGCCATTAATTTTAGGCGAAGTACTAAGGCCGGTACGATAGCCACTTCATTTAAGATATTTTCTTGTAGCACGCCATCAACACGTAAACGAATACGCAAGGCTTTTTCATCGGGTTCAATATGAATATCCGAGGCACCGATTTGTACCGCGTCTTCAAACACCGAGTTAAGGAACTTAACGACAGTAGCTTCATTAGAAGCATCATCGACATCCTTGAAAATATCAAACTCTTGCGCTGGTCTATGCTCATCTTCTAGCTGACCAGCAAACGCTTCAATATCTTTCGTTCGGCGGTATAAACGATCGTATGCGGGTAATAGCTGGCTCTCTCGCACGATGGCAAATTCAAGCTGATACGCCGATAAGAAACTTGAAATCGCTTCTACTGCATTCAAATCAGCTGGGTCACTCAAAGCAATAGTCAGCGTATCATGGTCAGCTTTAACCACTAATGCACGGTGTCGACGCGCGTGCACTTCCGGTAACTTAAGCACCGTTTGCGAATCGATACTCAGCGTTGCGATATTTAAAAATGGGATATCTAACTGCTGAGATAAAAAGTTCAACAGTTGCTCTTCAGTAATAAAACCAAGATGAATTAATGTCGCACCCAACTTACGGCCACTACTACGCTGTTCTTTTAACGCTAAACCGAGTTGTTCATCACTGATGATACCTTCACCAACCAGTAAATCACCCAGACGTTGTTTTAATTTTAATTGTGCCATTACTGTTGCTCCAACTGGGTAATTCGCGCATTGATATAGTTACGTGATGATGCAGATAACTGCCCCATATTTTGGGCTGTATGATAAGCATTTAACGCTAACCCCACTTGCTTGGCTTTATCTGCCGTAATACCCAGTCCTAACCACCATTTAGCGCGATTAGGCTCGTGAACGGTTAGTTTTGTATAAGCAATTAATGCGGTATCTAAATCATCTAGGCTTTGTGCTAAACCAGCTAAGATCGCATAATAATCAACATTACCTTCCACCGCAGGTTGATGTGGTTTTAGGTAATAATAAGCTTGTTGTTTATTCTTATTCTTGAGATAAATACGCGCCAGCATTAAGCGGAAATTAGTATATTCAGGTGAAATACTTAAGCCGTCTTGCAGCAACTTCACCGCTGATTGGGTACGCTGTTCACCATAAAAAATAGCGGCTAATTTTTCTCGAGATAGATCATGTTGTTTATCAAAGGTTAATACCTTAGCAAATAATACTTTGGCACGTACCTTATCACCCGCTAACAATGCGCTTTCCGCTTGCTTTGCATAAAGCGCTGCTTGTTGCGTTGGCGTGCGAGTTACCGCTTTAATTGATACGCTGTCTTCAACTTCCGTCACACTCTCCAATGCAATTGGCTTGACGTCTCTAGCCACTACATCCGTGGTTTTAGCGACGGCTTTATTGGTGCTGACGCGAGTGACGGGGGTCGCCACTATGTGCCTAGCTGGAGCTGTAACAACCTTTTGTTTCGTTATGGTTGCTGTTTCTTTTGCAAATAGCACTGCAGTAGACGGCGTTGTTGTAGATGATGCAACAGCCACAACCGGAACTGTCACGACAGGCTGTGTGTTTTGTGCTTCTTGCGCAGCTGTCACTATCGCATTATCGACATTAAGTTCTGCCATCACAGGCTTGGTAACCAATTCAGGGATAAGCTCTTGAGCAGCTAGCTTTTGATCGAGCGATTTTTTATGAATCGTTTTTGGGTCAACCGATTTTTGGTCAATAGATAGTTGCTCAGTCTGAACGCTCGATGTACTCACAGCGAATGTTGAATTCGTTGCATGACTATCTTTTTGCATAAACAAATATGCAGCTACAACAGCGACAACAACCATCGAAGTGACTAAACCAATAGCCACTTTATTATCGTTTTTAGGCGCAGCGACAATAACTGCACCGCTGCGTTCAGTCGCCGCTTGTTGTTGCTGGTTCTCTTTATCCAACCCTTTAAGCATTTGATTAATAACACTCACAGTACTGACTCCCTAAACCACCAAATAACTAAAATCAATTCAATCACTAAAATACCCGCCATCACAGGTAAGCGAAGGTTGCGCGGTTGAATAGCACTGTCAGTATCTTTTATTGCGAGTTTAACTAACTTTACATTAATATTTCGGACATTTTCGCCATAACTTAACATCAAACATTTATGCGCTAATACATTGATCAAACGTGGAATACCACCACTTGATTGATGCAGTAATTTTAATGCTTTCGGCGCAAATAACGGTGCCCCGCGATAACCAGATACTGTTAAACGGTGTTCTACATAGCTGGCGGTTTCATTCGCTAATAATGGTCGTAACTGGTAGAAAAAGGTGATCCGCTGACGTAATTGACGGAGGTTATCTTGCTTTAAACGCGCATCTAATTCAGGCTGTCCAAACAACACCACTTGCATCAATTTCTTGCTTTCGGTCTCTAAATTACTGATCAAACGTAATGCTTCTAATGTTTCATGCGGCAGCATCTGCGCTTCGTCGATTAATAGCACAACTTGTTTATCTTCTGCTGACAACGCGATCAAACGATGATTAAGCGCAGCGGTCAATTGCTGCTGATCTAAATTGCTATCGAGACTTAATTCACTCGCAACCGCCGCGCGCATTTCATTTGGCGTTAAGTACGGATTAGGCAAATAGGCAATGACATAATCATCTCCTAATTCATTTAGTAACTTACGACAAATTAGCGTTTTACCGGTGCCAACTTCACCAGTCACCTTAATAAAGCCCTCACCCGAGGCAAGTGCAGTAGTCAGTACTTGCAATGCCTCAAAGTGTGGCACTAACGGATGATAAAATTGAGTGTTAGGAGTCAATCCAAACGGAACCTCGGTCAAACCAAAATGCGTTTTATACATTACCCTTGCTCATTGTTTTTTTCTGTTGGGTACCACTGCTCAAGTAACTCAGCAGAGCGCTCTAGTTCAAGGCGCCAAGTATTCTGATCAACCACA
Protein-coding sequences here:
- a CDS encoding DUF6701 domain-containing protein, which produces MQRMKYLRVNTFSAQCVALLLGFLISFTVSADVVLKGGMKIGDNNTKRIHPRYLLSAADSKTNENLNNPRVLNPINFHLSKDINLTQIRLENAASINASLYFVIWDSSGQVRVNSRSTSYLYANSQRLDADLPAGNYKLAVVGQCFNRGGHPKGWRNSCNKNWDYEDFSFTDITLASPQTSNSITFLQRRHIGDSNERPKNGYAGRWYPDDHEGDEVEYEFTARTRSQLQTITMYNYRDLIPNQNNVKLKLSGDNFEVTTWMNLSDESGDFVWRLNKTLLAGREYELEIEVDDDGDADDISWDDIVLKMGSDSGTNIDHYRLNYSERALTCEPTTVTVQACSNRYQVGGACVETTNSTTATLIANAQNSDDKITKVTGSFVGSTNVNLGYLTADDMTLSLTAIKNKAYYCNGAANSGANCDMNFADAGFFFSYDNGDNISNQVAGLRFSKPIKLEAFYNDKGQCKNIFKNNEIIPVNLGIQCKEPGTCSALDFIAGNIKLGKNNGDNSTNYEPVALKFNRNGTLIDNALYQDAGKINLIASYTIDDETHALNGLSILGASNQFAVRPYRFKVYTTDTPRSIDLTAKDNDGNLLNKYVAGTAFNFNVAAVNRDGITTTNYQPNDNSTLKLKLTRSIPIANAVEGQFKYADGTQDIATTSSEWFDAQLTSFTGGASTYKKAYYSEAGAFQINVKDDSYYTMAFSVDTVVAADTAGKELGRFIPSHFKLISSSVTNYVGNSNVFSNDYDYIFPEFLSSYVAGTKVLQQKDNQVYECREWPNNGFCVQWSEGSNQYEPGIGSAWEEAWVLSIGTDDDVAFTYMDQPELIFDYRLEAQNTQGIVTKNYDADKATVAFIANSDGLDFSPRLQHFGGTWCYGVYQPGECNVDSTYGIGDAGLFKRLANGEDGPIRDTFFGISVTDLDGVELVDKDMPANKNTAKRLSSQASELRYGRWNISDGYGPINDLLPVAMQLEYFDGQQFIINHDDSLTEFVFSDAEAQMKGSSSGISLTGSGPFIEGESQALLISSKNPGKAILEYINTPPWLQYDWTVDSKNPTAIITFGFFYGNDRVIYRRRLN
- a CDS encoding PilX N-terminal domain-containing pilus assembly protein translates to MYHNRHSSPHKQQGSMLVIAIFIIVVISLLAASLSRILSSTADSVANEVYSAKAYYAADSGMEFAIYQVLNNASLSTSECDTFPDAGSLSFVLTNEVGLENCQVQISCQIIPIDANNNQFYLNSTGTCDGGKIVAQHSVEAEVKL
- a CDS encoding type II secretion system protein J is translated as MPKMKKYTQAGFTLVELVTVIILLGVVGTFSSRFIADNVVLYQSSVNQNERLNDARFVLNRMSKELDSAIAFSVAEDSPVVGQSCIQFVPFTAAGQYLNSVAGETPIQLIMDPASRASGSAATGKFNGQRISVLTTNSDDFYQPASGSIAIIDTYTVSGANDTQAEVDLDSTLTLDSAVSRYFIFEREVRYCLESNNSTLFRYEKVGNAMETRVRMMGDLSSNSSMSLTSATQFSNAILELNFNFLLRGGSEIKFEHQVVMSNVP
- a CDS encoding prepilin-type N-terminal cleavage/methylation domain-containing protein, producing MSSMKKKQRGFTLIEIVVGIVVLVVALTIVTSTFLPQANKMTTPMYQIKATALGKSIMNQILIRYYDDANARTNGAIRCGKDIGGVTVACSSLGLDAGETSGNPGGFNDVDDYHVYCNTNPVDNLAAFTNEYPGYGLNICVTNAAAQFGETSTLDHVAKRIRMTIFMPNNEEITLTSFKGNY
- a CDS encoding Tfp pilus assembly protein FimT/FimU, producing the protein MHKHFGFTLIELVIVIILTGILAATAIPKLIGNDGFEAQAYRDQLLQLLKTVQQQAMSCDSDCQTSLVGTPSDPLAGNAYACNRVVITAERFGIPTNCGTTLPTTFTAPQLGMSQAEADSSRVQFSAHTIEFDSWGVASGCVGCNISIIGEQTLSISIESQGYIHE
- a CDS encoding type II secretion system protein — translated: MKRNAGFTLIELVIVIIVLGILAATAVPKFINLQDDAKEAAMKGVESALHSAANIVYSKAAIDGVETKDNSEIDDAGVKIETIYGYPEATLAGIGASVELSGFTADYDTVVKEAKFWNGTASATGNTCVTYTEATSSARYTIVSKDCGS
- a CDS encoding type II secretion system F family protein, with amino-acid sequence MPNFSYKGRDSQGNATSGKQEAQNQDALVQSLMAKGIIPTEIKVAKTSSGNIDLSQLLTKSIPLAELVIFARQMYSLTRAGIPMIRAIKGLSESSSHAKLKDVLNDVVVRLNSGNTLSASMAAHPHVFASIFVSIVRVGENTGRLDDSFLQIANYLELEMDTRRRIASAVRYPIFVLIAISAAMVILNIFVIPTFANMFNKFGVELPWATRALLASSAFFVNYWHLLIVAVMASIVGFKYYIQTDKGKLRWGLFYIRIPIVGPVIEKTLLSRFARSFSLMLKGGVPLNNSLSLVASTVDNAWMEVRILSMRAGIEEGKSLTITASESGMFTPLILQMISVGDETGQVDDLLLEAAQFYEREVDYELQSLTAKIEPILIGIVAVMVLILALGIFVPMWDMMGVVQG